tttttttaagaataattgcattttaatttatttaaattgtttatcttCTGCAGATGCAGTTAAGAAAGTTTGGTGTGATGCAAAAAGTATCATGTTTAATCCTCTGGATCAAGAGCTACAATCTAATTCTGctgttaaagaaaacaaatgtgTTACATTTGAATATTCCACAGACAAAGCCCTACTTCGCGAACGCCATTGCCCTGAATCAAAAAAAGCAGAAGCTCAAACTTACGATTGCCCCAATTGTGAAAAAGTCTTTTTGCAAATAGAAAAGCTTCAGAGCCAAGGTCGCTATTTTGAACAATCAATTTCTTGCGATGTTTGTGGGAGAGCTTCAAAATGGCAACCACCCCCTCTGTCTCTAACTAACAATactaaggaaaaaaactatCCTTGCAACATCTGTGGAAAAAGATTTAGTCAGGCTGGAAATCTCGAAATACACACACGGATACACACGGCTGACAGGCCTTTCAAGTGCCCTTATTGTAAGCACAGCAGCATACAATCATCGCATATGCGCCAGCACGTGATTGTCAAACATACTAAAAAGTATCCAATTCACTGTCTAGACTGTGGTAAAGGTTTTATACGTCCGGGTCGTTACGAACATCATATTAGAAAGAGACACTCAGATGTCAAAAAGAAGCCAAAGCCAGTCAGAAGGAATACAAATTCTGGTGCTAATAAGATCCGTCATAAACTGAAATGTGATTTTTGTGAATATActtgttttcgaattttttatctCCAGAAGCATTTGAATTCGAAGCACAAAGAAGACGGTGTGGTCAAAATGTTTCAAGCTTCCGCTGATTTCGCTGAACATCTTCAAGACAACCAGGCATCATGTAGTAAGGATTCTTCGTTGATCATAAATGAAATTCCAGACGGTAATTTAGAAATTGATGAGAGGAAATCACGTAAAAGGAAAAGGAGCGATAACACAATATTAACTAGTCACCGTAAAAAACCAAGACGTAACACTGTGCCGGAAATAGCTCAGGAAACGATTGAAGTGGCTAAAAACTTGGATTCGTCTGTTAAAAACCTAAAGGATAGCGAAAATAGTCTTGTGCAGTTAGAAGTGGGAGTTAATCATTTGGAAAATGGACTCGTGCAATCAAAAACGGATAATAATCAAGCGCATTTTACCAGTGAAAATActgatgatttgaaaaatagccTTATAGAACTGCAGAAAGGCGGAAAGCCATATAAATGTCCACAATGTGAATATATATGCAACTATTTCCAAAGTCTCACTCAACATATCATTTGCAAGCACACGAAGCGCTATCCTTACACGTGCGCTGAGTGTGGCAATGGATTTACGAGGCCTGTACGTCTTCAAAGACACATTGATAACGTCCATGCAAGAATCCGAGAACTTAAAGCTAATACTAAAGATTCTGGaatcaaaagaaagaaacagaaaGGTAAAAACAAAGTCATTGTAACTAGGAACAGGAAACGCAAAGTTGTTGATACTGAAAACGGTCTCGCAAAGAAGAGACGTAGGGGAAAGAAAGGTGAAGGCGTTGCTGAAAAAGATCAAAAACCTTTTGTTTGTTGCTATTGCAGCTATGCATGCTACCGTCCAACGCATTTGTCGCGGCATATCATTAAGGAACATACTCATGATTATCCATACGTGTGTCCTCAGTGCAACGAAGGATTTGTGATACCCAAAGAACTAAGAGACCATTTTTCATCGAAACATGCAAATGTTAAATCGACAAATCGCTTTCAAAAACCTAGTCAAGCTTCTTTTAAAGCAGCAGAAGTCAATACTCAACCGTCTAGTGAGCAagagaaaattatgaaacaggAAAATAAGGAACAGattattaatgaagaaaataagaaaacgaaTAAGAAAGCAATCATTCAAAGAGATAATCAGAGACCGGTTATGAATCAAAAGAAAAAGGTCTTAGTCATCAGGCAAGATAATAATGAAGAAGTTATTGAGCAAGACAATAGGAAACCAGTTATTGAAAAAGACAATAAGGAGGTAGTTATCAAGCAAGAGTCCAAAAAACCAGTTCGTTTAGATGGGATGAGCCATTTCAAGTGTCCACACTGCACTTATGCGTGTATTTTAGCGCAACATCTAACCCAACACGTCATCGCCGCACATACGTCAGACCATTCTTACGCATGTGTTCAATGCGTAGAACGCTTCAGTAACCCGTTCCGTCTCCGACATCACTTTAAAGAAATCCATGTCGCCAAACGAAATGAATGTCGACCTATAAAAGAAGAAACgactaaaattgtaaaaaaatcatccaaaaaATCCAAAACCCCACAAATTTCGAAGATCCACGCGTGCCAATATTGTGAGTACAAATGTTCCAAAATTCAACAACTCACTCAACATGTCATCGTTCGCCACACTAAGGAGTATCCATTCTATTGCCCTAAATGCAAAAAAGGCTATACTCGAGTTGCGCGATACAATCTTCATGTGGTAAAATGCAAAGGAGTGAAGACAGGAAAAATAGCTGCATATAAAGATTGAAGGGATTTCGGGTATTTACTTTCCAATAAGTAAAAGAACAGATAGTTGAATATTACTTTAAACCAGATTAGAGTTTTTGTtgtcctaaactggttttggatTTAACAAGTGATATTTACTGCTCAAAATCTATCAAAATTGTCTTGGGATTTGCTGTTCAAAACTGAATTAtagttattctgaaaaatggTTAAACTTAAAACACTTACTACacgtaaaaaagaaacatccaactaaatttttgactgatatttaattttaaaaactaattgcaGATCAATTGAAACCTCACAATcgattttactttaaagtttaaattaataaaatatataattgtatttatataactATGATTTCAAATAGTACCCATAAATCTTTGttattaaagtatatattagatttgaataattgaaacaaaagcatccgtttctatttttttgaaataccttctgttaaaaattgtagtttaattggtacatattttgttttcctgTTATAGTTTTTACCttgttcaaaattgtttaaCGTTATTCAAGTAAAACTACTGCacattatctttttttagtagtttaagaaagataaaagGAGCTAGTGCCTTTAATGTAAttgtttcttattaaaaatattttaaatacatgtatgcatatttaataaaagcgtAATGTAACTTAATAGTgtcaattttgaattatagtttaataacCTTAATAAAACTTCTACGAAATTTAGCTATAAAAGATTTTGGGTATTTTGAGACAGTTTTGTCTTGAGTTTTGGAAGTAAAGgttaaaacaatgatttttattttttatatatatatatatatatatatacatataattttatcaaaaggcAAAACTTGACACAccatttaagtataaattattgaagaaagTTTTTTGAATCTTTGTAGATTCACTATATCAAAATTCTGAGTAGTGATAAAcgttcaaaagtaaaatattgaaataatggtttttaatttttctatagaTTTTACTATGTCAAAAGTGTATGAAAATTAGATGTATTGTACTAGGCTGTATAACGAGTCCAAAAACTATTATGATTcgaaaaacttataaaaattaacggAAACAGGTTAAATTCTATTGTTCCTGCATTCCGTTAGggaacgagttttttttttcttcttaagtttgaaaatttgttcATCAACACATGGCTGCACTGAAAACCCTATaagagtgttttattttattttattttattttatttattttttatttaaataccactaTTTGCATCAAGAACGTTTGCGCAATCAGAAGGCAAATGTTACAGACGACCAagcgaatattaaaaaaaaatggtctgAGATGCAgtagaaaatattgttatacatatttttttctaccagCAACGCCATCTGTTAGCGTACTTTGCAACGAGTTTTGAA
The nucleotide sequence above comes from Parasteatoda tepidariorum isolate YZ-2023 chromosome 6, CAS_Ptep_4.0, whole genome shotgun sequence. Encoded proteins:
- the LOC107455429 gene encoding zinc finger protein 493-like; translated protein: MNETRRSADLPKKKILETLLKSAISYLECLQKFTYPVKDVSKKDSVRTEKRYPKRNIKRLSYNECDSTDDECLVIENYVVDESDTSSYERLFHVSKIPDKLLKTQKAQEIPQSFVLRKSSVSVVKFGVWTEEELPTGIILGPCRGRITKNYYEAENTGYFWMVRNCGKERSSWRETSNWLRFVNFADSKENHNVMAFQYKKRIYYKTCKQIEPFQELLVWYSDNYATELRMFNLDAENVSDSDAVKKVWCDAKSIMFNPLDQELQSNSAVKENKCVTFEYSTDKALLRERHCPESKKAEAQTYDCPNCEKVFLQIEKLQSQGRYFEQSISCDVCGRASKWQPPPLSLTNNTKEKNYPCNICGKRFSQAGNLEIHTRIHTADRPFKCPYCKHSSIQSSHMRQHVIVKHTKKYPIHCLDCGKGFIRPGRYEHHIRKRHSDVKKKPKPVRRNTNSGANKIRHKLKCDFCEYTCFRIFYLQKHLNSKHKEDGVVKMFQASADFAEHLQDNQASCSKDSSLIINEIPDGNLEIDERKSRKRKRSDNTILTSHRKKPRRNTVPEIAQETIEVAKNLDSSVKNLKDSENSLVQLEVGVNHLENGLVQSKTDNNQAHFTSENTDDLKNSLIELQKGGKPYKCPQCEYICNYFQSLTQHIICKHTKRYPYTCAECGNGFTRPVRLQRHIDNVHARIRELKANTKDSGIKRKKQKGKNKVIVTRNRKRKVVDTENGLAKKRRRGKKGEGVAEKDQKPFVCCYCSYACYRPTHLSRHIIKEHTHDYPYVCPQCNEGFVIPKELRDHFSSKHANVKSTNRFQKPSQASFKAAEVNTQPSSEQEKIMKQENKEQIINEENKKTNKKAIIQRDNQRPVMNQKKKVLVIRQDNNEEVIEQDNRKPVIEKDNKEVVIKQESKKPVRLDGMSHFKCPHCTYACILAQHLTQHVIAAHTSDHSYACVQCVERFSNPFRLRHHFKEIHVAKRNECRPIKEETTKIVKKSSKKSKTPQISKIHACQYCEYKCSKIQQLTQHVIVRHTKEYPFYCPKCKKGYTRVARYNLHVVKCKGVKTGKIAAYKD